A window of Exiguobacterium sp. FSL W8-0210 genomic DNA:
GGCGGCTTGATACCGTAGTCAATCGCCCGTCCAAAGCCGAACTGTGGATAATAGCTGTCGTGACCGAGGACGACGATGTGTGATTCCCCGGCGTCACGCGCATCCTCGATCACTTGACGGATTAATTCAGAGCCGATACCCTTTCGCTGCCAAGCGGGCAGGACACCGACCGGCGCTAAGGCAAGCGATGGGATGTCATCGATATGGATCCGGCTCAACAGGACATGACCAACGATTTCTCCTTTATCAGTCACGGCGACGCGACCGAAGACTGGTTGCGCGGCTTCCTCCTCGCGTAACGCATCAACGAGATTCGCTTCGTTTGGTTGTTCGAATGCCGCTTCATGGACGAGCCGGATTCCCGTTGCGTCCTTGAAGCCTTCTTTACGAATAATCATTAGCTGTTGCTCCCTTCGAGTGGTTTCGTTGCGAAAAGCGTGAACTCGGACGGGATATTCTCACCGTTCCAGCCACGATGCTCGTCGAACCGTTCTAATGTGAAACGTGTCGCGATGACGCCGTTTAAGATCTCGCTCAGCGTAAAATAACGGACGGAGACGTCCGGAAAATCGGTTTGTTCCGAGTCCGTAAAGTGCGTCTTGTACGCCAAATCACCCGCTTGTAACGCTTGATCGAAATAACACGGTCGATACGTCAAATCCGCATCAATCCAGCGTCCGACCGGGTGAAAATCACTGAGGATCAACTGTCCACCGGGTCGCAAGATTGTAAACAGAATCTGCAGAAAACGCTCGAGATCAGCAAAATAATGCAAAATGCCACCTTCTAAGTAAAGGAGATCAAACGTATCACGATATCGTTCAAGATCGATCGCATAAAGATCGCCGACGACATAGTGGATTGATGTCTCAGCATGGTGCGCCAGTTCAAGCGCATACTTGGCATTCTCCTCTGAGATATCAAACACCGTGACGTCCGCCCCGAGTAACGCTAACGGCACCGCCTTGCGTCCGTTCGAACCACAGATGTTCGCGATCGTCTTCCCGGCGACTTCTTCGAAATGATGACGATGTTTCTTCAAACATGCGGCGGGATCTTGTTTGATGATCGCAGCATATTCCGCCGGTGTTCCGTCGCGTTTCTCCCAAAATTCATACGCCCGGTACTCCCACGCTTGTTTGTTGATCCGACTTTGCTCCTGCATGACTGTTCCCCCTTTGACGGTCAAAAAACCAGTCGAACATCGTCCGACTGGTTGGTTGTCTTACATATTCATGAGACGGAGGTACGCATCGATGAAGCCCATGATGTCACCATCCATTGCTCCTTGCGTATTCCCGACTTCATAGTTCGTCCGGTGATCCTTGACCATGCTGTATGGGTGGAAGACGTACGAACGGATTTGGCTACCCCATGCGATATCCGATTTTTCACCACGGATCTCGTCGAGTTTCTTTTGTTGCTCTTCGATTTCGCGTTGGTAGAGTTTCGCTTTCAACATCTTCATCGCCGCTTCACGGTTTTTGATCTGCGACCGTTCTTGTTGACAGGAGACGACGACGCCTGTCGGAACGTGGGTGATCCGGACAGCGGAGTCCGTCGTATTGATGTGCTGACCACCGGCACCAGAAGCACGGTACGTATCGATCCGCAAGTCTTCCGTGCGGACTTCGATGTCGATGTCATCGTTGAATTCTGGCATGACGTCACACGAGACGAATGATGTATGACGACGGCCTGACGAGTCAAACGGTGAAATCCGGACAAGACGATGGATCCCTTTTTCGGCTTTTAAGTATCCATAGGCATTGTGCCCTTGAATACGGAGCGTGACCGATTTGACACCTGCTTCATCACCCGGTTGGTAGTCCATCGTTTCGACTTTCCAACCCTGCTTGTCGCAGAAACGTTGGTACATACGCAGTAACATTGATGCCCAGTCTTGTGACTCGGTACCACCCGCACCTGGGTGTAACTCGAGGATTGCGTTGTTTGCGTCATACTCGCCGTTCAAGAGGATTTGTAGTTCGAAGTCTTCGAACTTCTTCTTAAGGTCGCCAAGTTCTGACTCGAGCTCTTCTTGAAGATCCGCATCCGGCTCTTCCTTGATCAATTCGTACGTCAAAGCAACGTTTTCGTGACCTGCTTCGAGTTCTTTGTATTTGTCGACCATCGCTTTTAAGCCGTTCGACTCATCGATGACTTTTTGTGCCGATTCCTGGTTGTTCCAGAAGTCTGGGTACGTCATCTCGTTTTCAAGTTCTTCGATCCGGGCAATCTTCGACTCGAGGTCGAGTGATGCCTTATATTCGTCGAGTTTCTTTTCCATCCACTCGGCGGTGTTGCGAATTTCTGCTAATTCCATGTGTTCCACCTTCTCTTTCCGTGAAAAGAGGCAGGAATCTCCTGCCTCTCTTTCAGTCGATTCATCACTTATGCCTGACGGCCGTGACAGTTCTTATATTTCTTACCAGATCCACACCAGCACGGATCATTGCGTCCGATTTGGTCGTTTGGATTTTTCCGGACCGGTTTTTTCTTGACCGCTTTGTCTTCCTTACCCGAAACGGCGACTTCGTCTTGAACGACTTTTTCGCGTTTGAGGTTCGGGTCGAGATCCGCCCGAAGGACGAATTGTGTCACTTCTTCAGCGATCGCAGCGTTCATCGCATCAAACATCATCGAACCTTCCGATTGGTATTCACGGAGCGGGTCGTTTTGACCGTATGCCCGAAGGTGAATCCCTTCACGGAGTTGATCCATTTGATCGATGTGGTTCATCCAGTGTTGGTCAACGGCACGCAGGACGATGACTTTTTCGAACTCATCGAATGCTTCTGCTGGGACTTCTGACCGTTTGTGCTCGTAGTGCGCGAATGTGCGCTCTTTGAGCAACTCGATGATCTCTTCGCGTTCTTTTCCGAAGAGGTCGCTTTCCGTGACCTTCTCTTCGATTGCAAGTGTCTGGTTTGCCCACTCCGCAAGTGCACCGATGCTCCATTCTTCCGGTACGAACTCGACCGGCGTGTACTGATGGACGCCTGCTTCGATCGTCTGCTCGATCATCGGACGGACGATATCTGAAACGGAACCGGCATCGAGAATCGCTGCCCGGTCCGCGTACATGACTTTCCGTTGATCTGCCATGACGTTATCGTAGCCGAGGACTTGTTTCCGCGCATCAAAGTTATTTCCTTCGACGCGTTTTTGAGCCGATTCAACGGCACGAGACACCATCCGGCTCTCGATCGGTTGCGAATCATCCATTCCGAGACGATCCATCATCGACTGCAGCGAATCAGAACCAAAGCGACGCATCAATTCATCTTCAAGTGAGAGATAGAATTGTGATGCACCTGGATCCCCTTGACGACCGGCACGACCACGGAGCTGGTTATCGATACGGCGTGATTCGTGACGTTCTGTCCCAAGGATGTAGAGACCACCTTTTTCTAAGACACCTTGACCGAGCTTGATGTCGGTACCACGACCAGCCATGTTCGTTGCGATCGTGACCGAGTTCGCTTGACCCGCATTCTCGATGATTTCCGCTTCACGTGCGTGGTTCTTCGCGTTCAAGACTTCGTGACGGATGCCACGTTTTTTGAGGATGTTACTGAGCAACTCCGACGTCTCGACAGCAACCGTACCGACGAGGACTGGTTGTCCTTCACGGTGGGCACGTTCGATTTCGTCTGCGACAGCAGCAAACTTCCCGTTCATCGTCTTGAAGATCAAGTCCGGCATATCGTTTCGGACGACCGGCTTGTTCGTCGGAACCGGTACGACGTGCATGTTGTAGATGTTACGGAACTCTTCTTCCTCCGTCTTCGCTGTACCGGTCATTCCGGCAAGCTTCGTATACATCCGGAAGAAGTTTTGGTACGTGATCGTCGCAAGGGTCATGGATTCGCGTTGAATCTCGACGCCTTCCTTCGCTTCGATCGCTTGGTGCAGACCTTCCGAATAACGACGACCTTCCATGACACGACCTGTGAATTGGTCGATGATCATGACTTCGTCTTCGCGAACCATATAGTCGACGTCGCGATGCATGACGGCGTTCGCCCGCAGTGCGAGGCTTAAGTGATGGTTGAGCGCGACGTGTTCGAGACCAAACAAGTTATCAATACCGAAGTATTTTTCAGCACGGTCGATTCCTTGCTCCGTCAACAGAACACTCTTCGTCTTGATGTCGACCGTGTAGTCTTCATCTGCCTTCATGATTTTCGCGAACGCATCGGCTTGCGAATAGAGCGCTGTCGATTTCTCGGCCGATCCTGAGATGATGAGCGGTGTCCGCGCTTCATCGACGAGAATCGAGTCGACTTCATCGACGACAGCGTAATGGAGCGGTCGTTGAACACGGTCTTCTTTATAAAGGACCATGTTGTCACGCAAGTAGTCGAAACCGAACTCGTTGTTCGTTCCGTACGTGATGTCACAGCTGTATGCTGCTTGTTTTTCCTGACGCGACATGCTAGAGAGGTTCAAGCCGACCGAGAGACCAAGTGCTGCATAAAGCGGCTCCATGATGTCACGGTCACGTTTTGCGAGATATTCGTTGACGGTAACGACGTGGACGCCGTTGCCAGCGAGAGCATTCAAATAGACAGGGAGTGTTGCAACAAGCGTCTTACCTTCCCCGGTCTTCATTTCGGCGATGTCCCCATTGTGCAGGACATATCCACCAATCAACTGAACGCGGTAGTGGCGCATGCCGAGAACGCGTGTTGACACTTCGCGACAGACCGCGAAGGCTTCCGGTAAAATATCATCTAAGTCTTCTCCGTTAGCGAGACGCTCACGGAATTCAACGACTTTTCCTTCCAGTTCTTGATCCGATAACGCACCGATTTGTGTCTCGAGCGCTTCTACAGCGTCTGCTGCTTTTTCGGCTTTCTTCAGGACACGTTTCGTTGGTGCAAATAATTCTTTTAGAAAATTAGCCATGCCTTACAGTCCCCTTACTTCGAACGATTCTTTGAACGAACAGAATTCCGAGATTTTTCCTTTATTCAGTGTACCGAATACGACGTCAAATTTCAACAAGCGGACCAAGTAGCGGTCTCGGTCTTTTGTCGTAGAGCAAACGTACCTTGTTTAGAAATAGTTTTCCATCATATCAAAAAGGGACTCGCCCGTAAGAGCGAGTCCCTGTTGCATTCATTATTCTGGTTCAATCAAACCGTAACGACCATCCTTACGACGGTAGACGACGTTCGTGTTGCCCGTTTCTGCGTCTGAGAAGACGAAGAATGCGTGTCCGAGCATGTCCATCTGAAGAATCGCTTCTTCCGTGTCCATTGGTTTGAGTGTGAAACGCTTCGTCCGAACGACTTCGAGTTCTGCCTCGTCCTCTTCATAGACTGGCGCTTCCGCTTCCGGTCCTTCGAGCGTTTTGAAGTACTCTCCGATGCCGCCTTCTTTAGCGCGCCCTCTCCGGTTCAATTTCGTTTTGTGTTTCCGGATCTGACGTTCGAGCTTATCGACGACGAGGTCGATTGCTGCATACATATCGCCATTGACATCCTCAGCACGGAGCAAGAGGTTTGGCATTGGAATCGTTACTTCGACTTTTTGTTTCTCATTATTGACTTTGAGATTGACATAAGCCGTTTGCGCTTCCGTAGGAGTTGTAAAATAACGAGTTAACTTTTCAAGCTTTTTCTCGACGTAATCCTTGAGAGCATCTGTGACGTCCAAGTTTTCACCGCGAATGTTGTAGATCATGTAAACTCCTCCTTAAGTAACCGGTTGAACCTATGAATTCGAGATGCTCCAGTCGTTTCCTTCTGAATATTCGAAATTCTTTGGTTCGTTTTTATTATAGCACGATAAGTGAAGGAAGACCATGAGAACAATGACATTCTCATGAACGTTCGCTACTGTTCTTAGCGTACGATAATATTGAAGCATGTTGATGTTAACGTATATACCCGTTTTGATCGAACTCAAAACAAAAAACCGCTTTTAGGCGAATAGCCTAAAAACGGTGGCGGCTGCTATTGGATTAGATCTTTGAAACGTTCGCAGCTTGTGGACCACGATCGCCTTCAACGATTTCAAATTCCACTTCTTCGCCTTCTTCAAGTGATTTATAACCATCGACTTGAATCGCTGAGAAGTGTACGAATACGTCTTTCGCGTCAGACGTTTCGATGAATCCATAACCTTTTTCAGCATTAAACCATTTTACTTTACCTTGTTCCATTCGAATTCACGTTCCCTTCGCAAACCAGAGTTCGAGAGCAAGCTCTCTACGGCTTAGTCTATCAAAAGAAGGAATTATTGACAATTAAAAATTCTGATTACTTTGAATTCATTCTAAAAAATGAATAATATTCCCTACTTATTGCTCTATATTTTAAAAAATTACATTGTCATTACAGTTGTATTATTGTATTATATCGTTAGTAATTACCTATTTTATCCATTGTCCTATCTTAAGGAGGATGTAGTCGAATGCGACCATTCCATAATGACGAAAAGTATCGAATCACGAAACGGACGGTGGCGATTCTCCCGTGCTACGATATGATGAAGCAATCCATCATCGTACTCGAGGATGGCTCGACCATCATGACCCCGCTTCGACCGTATCAACTACTGCAGCTTTCCTGCAGGCAATACAACAGTTCCATTGAGGAACGCATCGTGACAGCAAAACGTGTCGCATCTGTAAAAGGAAAAGTCCCAGTCGTCATTGAACCGACACTTGGCCTCGTGTTTTTCCCAACGAAATCACCGAAACGTGATGATTGCGAGTGGTATGCTTGGAGCCACATGTCTGAAGTCATCGAGGAAGACGGACAGACGAAGCTCAAGACTCGTAATGGCATGATCCTTCCCGTAAACGCCTCTCCTTACATCGTCCGCAACCAAATGAAAGCAACTGGCGAGCTGATGGCTCGTTATCAACAATTGAACGCGATGACATTAGAGGAACGCTTTAATGCAATCAAATCTTAAAGAGTAACCGTAAAAAAATCAGGGTTGGGCGATGAATTCGCTCAATCCTTTTTGGTTTCTGCCGATATATAATGAGATGACAGTTTTAAAAAACAAGGAGGCTTCTCGATGAACATCCAATTGAATCCGGCACGTCCGGCACAATCCCCTGGTCAGACGCCGCTTTTGGACACAAAGACCTATAAAGGAACGGTCCTTGAGCAGACTGGTCCGCATACGGCTCTCGTCCAGGTCGGTCGGGATAAGATCGAGATGACCTTCACAGGCGACGTTCCGACAGGTGATTTCCAGTTCAAGGTCAAAGGACAGACAGCAGAAGGTTACCTGATTGAACAACTAACACCAGCGACACCAGATGCGGAAACGCCACCTGTCCTGTCTGTTCCATCAAATGTCAATCCCGCTTTGCTTGAAGGTGTACCGGCTGAACTGAAGCAAGCCGTCGCGAAGTTACTCGCAAGCGGTCAATTGCCGCAGACACCGGAAATCGTCGCCCAGCTTGTGACGGCACTGCAAGGAACGTACAAGGACTTAGCACTCGAACTCGTATCGCGACCGGATACAGCACTGCCCGTTGACGCCGACGTCTTGATCGCAAGTCTCCTTGCGACGACGGAAGACTATCGAGACGTCCTACCGGAACGCGACGCCTTAACGGAGCAACCGACGTTCGAAAAAGCCGTCGCCCTTGACGTCGCCCGTGTGACGCTACCGACGCAACGCGATATCGAGACAGCGTCACCCCTACATATCCGGCAATACATTGAACACATACCAGCAGAGAAACGCCCGGTACTCGTCGCAACGCTCGAACAAGGCGAGATCGAGACGGTCCGTAAACAACTGGCGCCCTATTTCCCGCAAACACCGCTTGAACCGAAGACGAGTGTCCGTGAGCAATTGATCGGTCTGACGGCACGGGCAAGTCAATCGGAACCAGTAACAGGGCAACCGGCACCGGTCCGCTCTGCCTTGACGCTCGTCCGCGAAGTGACGCCACGGCTTGCTGAGATCACGAATGATTTCAAGAGCCAACAGCGAACGATCGTCTCCCAACTTCGCCAGATCGAACCGCTCGTCGAGACACGTCCGGCCCAGATGGTCGCTGTCATCGAGAGTACGGCGCAACGCTTAAAACAAGTCTTCCAGCAAACGGATGCTTTGTTACATACCTCGATGAAGGATGAAAAACAGCTAGTCCACTTTTTATCGAAACTCGAACGGGGTGCGGAACTGGCGTTACTCGGGCGTGGAACGGAAGCAAAAGCCGTCTTACAAGAAGTCCGGGTTGCGTTCGAAGCCTTCCGCTATGCGCCAGCAAACGTTCGTCCGACTTACTTACCGGAGATGCAGGGACTGCCGCCGCAAGCACCAACAATACCAGCGCAAGTCACAACAAAAGCCGTGCCATATGAGCCGCAACAGAACAGCCCCCGTCTTTTGCAAGAGACCGTCCAAAAGACGCTTCAGCTTCAGACGGCGGAACTGAAACTGAGTACGCTGGCAGCAAATCCGGAAGCTGCCAAATTGCAAACATTCCTTGCAGCACAACAGCAAGTTAATAAACCGGACAGTCAGCAACAGTTGAACCAAATTCTGCTCGCACTACCGGTCCAACTTATTGAAGCGACGGCAGGACTCCACGTTCACTTGCAAAATAAACGTCCGGACGAAGTAATCGACTGGGAAAACAACACATTGTACGTTCAGCTCAATACTCCACGCCTCGGTGAAATCGGTGTCCGCGTTGAGACCGTCAACCGAAAGATGCAAATTACGATTGAAAATGATTTCCCAGTTCTTGAACAACTGGCGACCCCGTTCCTCGACCGAACGACGGACGCCTTACAAGCGACTGGTTACCAAGACGTCCGGATCCAGTTCCGTCCTTTCACGCGCGAGCAAGTGACGGAGACCGTCAAGCAAGACGAGACGCCACGTGGCTACGACTACCGTATCTAAAAAGGAGAGACCGTTATGTATCAGAAAATCGATTTAACCGGACGCAAGACCGCTGCCGTCCTCCGCTATGATGAAGCATCCGGTCAAGCACCGGTCGTCGTCGCTCGTGCCAGCGGTCAAGCCGCTGATCGAATCTTACAAGAAGCACGAGCAAACGGTGTCGCGATCGAACACGATACGTCTCTGCTCGGTCATTTACTTGATCTCGATCTCGGGACAGCGATTCCCCCGCAACTGTACGACGTGATGGCAGAATTGCTCTTACTGATCGAAGAACTCGACAACGCGAAAGGACGACAAACATGACAGAACAAGAACTTTACGCGATGACCCCACAACAGCTGACGGAAGTCATGTTGACGGGACTCGTCCTGCAATACGATCGCGCCATTCTCGCGCGAGACGCGAACCGCTTTGACGAAGTCAACGAACGCTTACAAAAAG
This region includes:
- a CDS encoding GNAT family N-acetyltransferase, giving the protein MIIRKEGFKDATGIRLVHEAAFEQPNEANLVDALREEEAAQPVFGRVAVTDKGEIVGHVLLSRIHIDDIPSLALAPVGVLPAWQRKGIGSELIRQVIEDARDAGESHIVVLGHDSYYPQFGFGRAIDYGIKPPFPVPPEVFLVLALERNGLRGVSGIVRYSPAFSAV
- a CDS encoding class I SAM-dependent methyltransferase, whose product is MQEQSRINKQAWEYRAYEFWEKRDGTPAEYAAIIKQDPAACLKKHRHHFEEVAGKTIANICGSNGRKAVPLALLGADVTVFDISEENAKYALELAHHAETSIHYVVGDLYAIDLERYRDTFDLLYLEGGILHYFADLERFLQILFTILRPGGQLILSDFHPVGRWIDADLTYRPCYFDQALQAGDLAYKTHFTDSEQTDFPDVSVRYFTLSEILNGVIATRFTLERFDEHRGWNGENIPSEFTLFATKPLEGSNS
- the prfB gene encoding peptide chain release factor 2, whose amino-acid sequence is MELAEIRNTAEWMEKKLDEYKASLDLESKIARIEELENEMTYPDFWNNQESAQKVIDESNGLKAMVDKYKELEAGHENVALTYELIKEEPDADLQEELESELGDLKKKFEDFELQILLNGEYDANNAILELHPGAGGTESQDWASMLLRMYQRFCDKQGWKVETMDYQPGDEAGVKSVTLRIQGHNAYGYLKAEKGIHRLVRISPFDSSGRRHTSFVSCDVMPEFNDDIDIEVRTEDLRIDTYRASGAGGQHINTTDSAVRITHVPTGVVVSCQQERSQIKNREAAMKMLKAKLYQREIEEQQKKLDEIRGEKSDIAWGSQIRSYVFHPYSMVKDHRTNYEVGNTQGAMDGDIMGFIDAYLRLMNM
- the secA gene encoding preprotein translocase subunit SecA — translated: MANFLKELFAPTKRVLKKAEKAADAVEALETQIGALSDQELEGKVVEFRERLANGEDLDDILPEAFAVCREVSTRVLGMRHYRVQLIGGYVLHNGDIAEMKTGEGKTLVATLPVYLNALAGNGVHVVTVNEYLAKRDRDIMEPLYAALGLSVGLNLSSMSRQEKQAAYSCDITYGTNNEFGFDYLRDNMVLYKEDRVQRPLHYAVVDEVDSILVDEARTPLIISGSAEKSTALYSQADAFAKIMKADEDYTVDIKTKSVLLTEQGIDRAEKYFGIDNLFGLEHVALNHHLSLALRANAVMHRDVDYMVREDEVMIIDQFTGRVMEGRRYSEGLHQAIEAKEGVEIQRESMTLATITYQNFFRMYTKLAGMTGTAKTEEEEFRNIYNMHVVPVPTNKPVVRNDMPDLIFKTMNGKFAAVADEIERAHREGQPVLVGTVAVETSELLSNILKKRGIRHEVLNAKNHAREAEIIENAGQANSVTIATNMAGRGTDIKLGQGVLEKGGLYILGTERHESRRIDNQLRGRAGRQGDPGASQFYLSLEDELMRRFGSDSLQSMMDRLGMDDSQPIESRMVSRAVESAQKRVEGNNFDARKQVLGYDNVMADQRKVMYADRAAILDAGSVSDIVRPMIEQTIEAGVHQYTPVEFVPEEWSIGALAEWANQTLAIEEKVTESDLFGKEREEIIELLKERTFAHYEHKRSEVPAEAFDEFEKVIVLRAVDQHWMNHIDQMDQLREGIHLRAYGQNDPLREYQSEGSMMFDAMNAAIAEEVTQFVLRADLDPNLKREKVVQDEVAVSGKEDKAVKKKPVRKNPNDQIGRNDPCWCGSGKKYKNCHGRQA
- the hpf gene encoding ribosome hibernation-promoting factor, HPF/YfiA family, which produces MIYNIRGENLDVTDALKDYVEKKLEKLTRYFTTPTEAQTAYVNLKVNNEKQKVEVTIPMPNLLLRAEDVNGDMYAAIDLVVDKLERQIRKHKTKLNRRGRAKEGGIGEYFKTLEGPEAEAPVYEEDEAELEVVRTKRFTLKPMDTEEAILQMDMLGHAFFVFSDAETGNTNVVYRRKDGRYGLIEPE
- a CDS encoding cold shock domain-containing protein, with translation MEQGKVKWFNAEKGYGFIETSDAKDVFVHFSAIQVDGYKSLEEGEEVEFEIVEGDRGPQAANVSKI
- a CDS encoding competence protein ComK; protein product: MRPFHNDEKYRITKRTVAILPCYDMMKQSIIVLEDGSTIMTPLRPYQLLQLSCRQYNSSIEERIVTAKRVASVKGKVPVVIEPTLGLVFFPTKSPKRDDCEWYAWSHMSEVIEEDGQTKLKTRNGMILPVNASPYIVRNQMKATGELMARYQQLNAMTLEERFNAIKS
- a CDS encoding EscU/YscU/HrcU family type III secretion system export apparatus switch protein gives rise to the protein MYQKIDLTGRKTAAVLRYDEASGQAPVVVARASGQAADRILQEARANGVAIEHDTSLLGHLLDLDLGTAIPPQLYDVMAELLLLIEELDNAKGRQT